From Sphingorhabdus sp. SMR4y:
CGGTCAGGAATATGGCGGGTCGGGTCGCGATAATACTGTTCCACTGCAGATCGCCTTGGCCGGAACTGGCAATGGCGGAAAAGATAATTTGCCCTATAGTCTTTTGCCAAGGGGTCAATTCCTCTCTATTGGAAAATGATCTTTGGAGAGGGGCAAATGGTCTATCGAAAAGCACTGGTCGCGCTGATGATTGCGACATTGGCAGGTTGTTCTGCAGCGGAGGAGGAGAATATATCCTCGTCGCCGGACCGCGATGTTTTCGAGCGTCGCAACACCGCGCCTGACCCGGCGGACAATACCCTGGAACCGCGGCGGGCCGAACAGGCCTATGCCCGAATCGCGCTCAATTGCATCAACAAGCAATATCCCAACAAGATCAGCCATGTCCTCAACAGCGCTGCCGATGTCGCCGAGCCGGCAAAGCTGACACCGATATTCTATGGCTGTTTCGACTGGCACAGCGCTGTTCACGGCCATTGGCTGCTCACCCGACTCTGGGGACAGGATCTGGTGCCGGAGATGGACGAGGAAATCGCGGCCGCGCTGAAGGCAAATTTTACCGCAGAGAAGGTCGCCGGTGAACTGGCCTATTTCCAGGGTGCGGACCGGACGGCGTTCGAGCGGCCTTATGGTATCGCATGGTTTCTGCAACTGACGGCCGAATTGCGCGATATCGCGAATGGCACGGGCGGAAAGGCCGAGCAGGCGAAGCTATGGCTGGCCCGGCTGCAACCGCTGGAAACCCTGATCGTCGGCAATATCAAGGACTGGCTGCCGAAACTGGCCTATCCCGTCCGGCTGGGGACACACAACCAGTCCGCCTTCGCCTTTGGCCTGTTCCTCGACTGGGCCGCGCGCAGCGGCGACCGGGAGCTGGCCGCTCTGGTGCGTGAGAAAAGCCTGAGTTTTCATCGCCAGGACCGCGATTGTCCAATGGCTTATGAACCTTCGGGAGAGGATTTTCTGTCTTCTTGCCTGATGGTGGCCGACCTGATGCGGCGGGTGATGGATGGCGATGAATATGCCCGCTGGCTGTCCGCTTTCCTGCCCAATATCCCCGAGGATGGCAGCGGTGACTGGCTGGCGGTCGGCATTGTCAACGATCCGACGGACGGGAAGCTGGTTCATCTCGACGGGCTCAACCTGTCGCGAGCGTGGGCGCTGGAAGGCATGGCTTCCGCGCTTCCGGCCGGTGACGCGCGCCGCGCATCGCTTCTCGCATCTGCCAGGCTGCACGGCGATTCGGGAGAACAGGCCGTGCGGACGCCGCATTATTCCGGTAGCCACTGGCTTGCCAGTTTCGCGACTTACTGGCGGACCCGGCGGGGAATTGATGCAACCGGCAGCAATCCGGATTCGTGAAGCCAAGTCCGTCCATCCGACCGGCGCGCATCGTCGAGAGCCGAACGCCAAGTCTGTTTTACCGGCTGTTTCCCGTCAATCGCGATCTCGCGATCAAGTCGATTTTTGGCGTGTGGGGTGCCTATTTCCTGTTTGTCACCAGCCGTGTCCTATATGTGCCGCAGAGCAATCCAGACGCCCTGTTCGTGCAGCGCATCCTGATGACCAGCATTTGCATTACCGTCACCTGGCTGCTCTATCGCCTGCTGGTCATGGTGCGTTGCAAAGGCATGGGGGCGGCGATTTTCATGCTCAGCCTGCCGACCATGGTCCTGGCCAATTATATCGCGCTCGTCGACCAGATCGTTTTTAATCATGACGCCGGCTTGTTCGACTTTTCCTATCTGCTCAATCCAGTCGATTTCGCAGCATTCGACTGGGCCTATGTCCTGGACGAAGCATTTACCCGCTATTTCATTCTGGTCAGCTGGGGAGCCTTGTATCTGGCTCTGTCGCACAGCAAGAACGTACAGCGGATGATGGTGCACAGCCGTGAACTAGAGCGGGTCAACCGGTCGAGTGAATTGCGGGCTCTGCGTTACCAGTTGAATCCGCATTTTGTCTTTAATGCGCTGAACTCGGTCAGCAGCCTGATTATCGACCGGCAAAACGAGCAGGCGGAAAAGCTGGTCGATGACCTGGCCGACTATATGCGGGCGGTTCTGACCGGTGGTGCGCAGGACATGATTACCGTGGAGCAGGAAATTGCCCAGCAGGTGCGCTATCTTGAAATCGAGCGCATGCGTTTTCCGCAGCGGCTGCTCTATTTTGTCGATGTTGAACCGGCGGCAAATGACTGGAGCATTCCGGCGCTGATCATCCAGCCGCTGATCGAGAATGCCGTTAAATTCGGCGTGTCAGCGGCGGACCAGCCGCTCAATATCATCATATCCGCGCGCGTGGAGGAGGATCGGTTGCGGATCAGTGTCGCCAATGACGGCAGAGTGGAAATCCCGCCGACGCAACCGCATGACCGGGCGGCGGGGACCGGGACCGGACTGACCAATATCCAGAGCCGGTTGCGGGCGTTATACGGGCAGAATGCGTCGCTGCTTTTGGCGAATAGCAGGGACGGCATGGCGATTGCGACCATCGTCCTGCCCGATCCCTCCCTGATCTTCGAGGATCTGTAAACATGGACCAGCCGCCGCCATCGGTGCTGATTGTCGATGACGAGCCGCTTGCCCGCACGCGGCTGAAAGCATTGTGCGAACGAATCCGGCTTTTCGGCGAGATTGCACTGGCCAATAGCGGCCGCCAGGCAGTCGAGAAAATCAGGCTGAAGCAGCCGGATATCCTGCTGCTTGATGTCGATATGCCTGATTTCTCCGGACTCAAGGTTGCGGAATTCTGCCAGGCGCTCGGCCATATGCCGGAGATTATCTTTACCACGGCGCACAGCACTTATGCGGTGCAGGCCTTTCGTCTGGAAGCCACTGACTATTTGCTGAAACCGGTGAAGGAGTTGCTGCTGCGCGAAGCGGTGGAGCGCGCCATTGCCAATCGGGCACGCGCTGTAAACAACGGGGAGGCGGATGCCGTCGGGCGGCTGTGGGTGCAGGACGGGGCCGGGGCGCTGCAACTGATGGTTTCGGATATCGAATGGGTCGAGGCGGAGCGCGACTATATGCGGCTATATCTGCCCGATCGCAGCTTTCTCGTGCATCAGTCGATGCGCTCGCTGGAACGACTGTTGCCCGACGAGCTGTTCGTGCGCGTGCACCGGTCCGCCATCGTGCGAAGGGATTGCATCGCCGAGGTCCGCCGCAAGGGGCGCAAGCGATATGTCATCTTGCAGGACGGCAAACAGCTGCCGATAGGCCCCCGCTATGCCGAGAGAATAGCCGGGTCCGGTCAGGCCGGGCGTTTGGGCGGATCCAGAACGGTCACCGAGTAACGCGGCGCCGGTGCCGGCTGTTGCAATCCGCCGACGTCTACGAATGTCTGCCTTTCGACATTATGGGGATGTTCCTTGGCCTCCGCCAGCGACAGGACAGGGGCAAAGCATATATCCGTTCCCTCCATCAGCGCGCACCATTGGTCGCGGGTCCTGGTCTTGAACAGCGCGGTCAGCTTTTCCTTCAGCACCGGCCATTGCCGGGGATTCATCTGGGCGTCGAAATCGGCATCGTCGGTCAGGCCGGCGACTTGCCGAAGCTCTGCGTAAAATTGCGGCTCGATCGACCCGATCGAGATAAATTTGCCATCGGACGTCTCGTAGCTGTCATAGAAATGCGCGCCGGTATCGAGCAAATTGACACCCCGTTCGTCCTGCCACTGGCCGATATTGTGAAAATCGAAAATCATTGCCATCAATGCGGCCGAGCCATCGGTCATCGCGCAGTCCACAACCTGACCGGTGCCGCCTGTTTTCGCGTGCAGCAGGGCGGAAACCATACCGAACGCCAGCATCATGCCGCCGCCGCCGAAATCGCCCACCATATTGATCGGCGGCGTCGGCTTTTCGCCGGCCCGCCCGAAAGCATGCAGGGCGCCGGAAATGGAAATATAGTTGATATCATGGCCCGCTGCGGAGGCGAGCGGTCCATATTGGCCCCAGCCGGTCATCCGGCCGTAAACAAGCTTGGGATTGTCGGCGAGCAGGATGTCGGGTCCCAGACCAAGCCGCTCCATCACGCCCGGGCGGAAGCCTTCGATCAGACCATCGGCATTTTTCACCAGCTCGCGGGCCGTCCTGATGCCTTCTTCGGATTTCAGGTCGATCTCGACCAGATTGCGGGACCGGGAAAGGGCAAGGCGCGGATCCGGGGCGGCCCCCGGACGGTGCAGAACGGTGACGGTCGCGCCCTGGTCGGCCAGCATCATGCCGCAGAAGGGGCCGGGGCCGATTCCTGCAAATTCGATGATGTTGATACCCGTAAGTGGTCCCGCCATGTCCTGCTCCTGTTTAATCGAATGATTAAACTGTCCTATGCAGGGAGGTTTCCCTAATCAAGCTTAATTTTGAGCCTTGATTCGCGGGTCAGCGCGTGCGTTGTCCCTTGCGCAATGGCGGAACCTTTTTTGTCTGCTGACGCAGATAGCGGGGCAATTCCATCTTCTTTTGTCCGACCGGCTGTCTCGCGAGCTTGGGGTCGATAGGATGATCGAAGGCCACGCCGAATCTGCCCTGCGCGACCCATGCCACACGACCGGTCACCTGACCGATATTGCGCAATTCCAGCTGAACCTTGTCGCCGCGCTTGGCGAGAACCTGTGCTTCAGCCATCAGGCCACCGGCCGACAGGTTGCGAATCCGGACTTCACCGCAATCATCGCCATCCACGAAGTTCAATGCAGCCTTGAGAAACAGGCTGTCGCGATCCAGCTGCCGCTTCGGTTGGTCAAGCGCCTGGCTGTTCATTTTCAGACTATCGTCAAAGGGCTCGTTCATGGGCTTCCCGTGGTCGGTAAATGTAAATACATGTCTCGCATAGCCAGTAGTAAGGCGAAATTGGTGCAAATTTCGTTAATTGTAATGACTGTTTCTTGCAGCGAATATGTGCAGTTCAACGGACCAGACACGTCGGCGCCGGCGACGAAATGTTGAGAATGCCTGGGCTTTCCGCCGAAGCAGAGGGGTAAGTCACTGGTCGCGCGAGATTTTCTCGTTCCGTTCATGCGCTTCCTGCGCTTCGACGGTCATGGTCGCGATTGGCCGGGCTTTCAGCCGATCGAGCGAAATCGGTTCGCCGGTGACCTGGCAGTAACCATATTCGCCCTCGTCGATCCGCCTCAGGGCCGCATCGATTTTGGAAGTCAGCTTGCGCTGGCGGTCGCGGGTCCGCAGTTCAAGGCCCCAGTCCGTCTCACTCGACGCCCGGTCATTGAGATCGGCTTCCTGAATCGGGCCGTCCTGTAAATGCGCCAGAGTCTCCTTGGATTCGTCGATGATTTCCTGTTTCCACTTTTTCAGAGCCCGTTTGAAATAGGCGAGCTGGCGCTCGTTCATGAACTCTTCGTCCTCGCTCGGTTCATAGCCGTTCGGGAGGACCTGCTCTGCGCCATTTTCTGTGGATGCTTTTTTTACCGAGGATGCCAACATACTCTCCAAACATCATGCCTGACCCGAACTTCGGAAGGCGGGACCATTTACAGGGCGGGCCTATACCCAGCGGAGTCACTGGAAACAAGGCGCAAAATCGCTATCCACCCAATAATCCGCTTATTGTAAAATTTTGCGCCAAAATTTGATTGGGCTTTATATATTTTTGCGTGATTGAATAAGGGGAATGCTGCTGCAATTGCGACGCAAAATGCGCTTTTCTTTCGGGATATCGTAAGAAAGCTGTCGGCATGAGTTCCAATTCGGGACATTAACCCTGAACGGGTACGATCTGTTAACCTATTTTTGCGTTTCGCACTCGAAAACAGCGTTAAAGCAATTGTTATTTACCAATTCTTCTGTCTTTCTTGCGCATGTCGAGGCCGCGATCAGTGGTGCTGCCTTCGAGAGGCAGGCTGATTGATGCGGTCCACAGCGGAAGAGAGATAGATTATGTCGGTACGTATGGCTTTGGCAAAATTATGCGCCTGCACTTGCGGGGGGGCACTCATTGGTGGTGGCGCAGTGCATGTTTCAGAGGCGCCAGCGGCCCCTTACGTCAAAAAGATGTCGAAAAAGAAACCGGTCCGGGCTCGGACGATCAGGAAGGGTGAGCCTGCCCGCAAGATCAAACGGACAAGACGCACGGTGACCAAGACCACGACGTCCTGTCAGCCATCGGTTGTCACGATCGCCCAGACGCCGGCACCACAGCCGATTCCTCTGCCTCCCTATATTCCGCCGGCTCCGCCTGTCAGCAGCAGCGGCGGTTCAATCCCGGTCGTGATCGGCGGCAGCGGCGGCGTTGGCGGCGGCGGATTTTTCGGAGGTTTCTTCGGTGGTGGCAGCACCGGTGGCGGAACAGTGGTGATTTCCTCGACCAGCAGCGGTGGTTCGACCAGCACATCGACAGGTGGTGTAACAAGCACCGGCGGTTCAACCAGTACATCGACGGGCGGCAGCTCTTCTTCGTCCAGTTCTTCCTCCTCCTCCAGCTCGTCC
This genomic window contains:
- a CDS encoding PilZ domain-containing protein; translated protein: MNEPFDDSLKMNSQALDQPKRQLDRDSLFLKAALNFVDGDDCGEVRIRNLSAGGLMAEAQVLAKRGDKVQLELRNIGQVTGRVAWVAQGRFGVAFDHPIDPKLARQPVGQKKMELPRYLRQQTKKVPPLRKGQRTR
- a CDS encoding LytR/AlgR family response regulator transcription factor; protein product: MDQPPPSVLIVDDEPLARTRLKALCERIRLFGEIALANSGRQAVEKIRLKQPDILLLDVDMPDFSGLKVAEFCQALGHMPEIIFTTAHSTYAVQAFRLEATDYLLKPVKELLLREAVERAIANRARAVNNGEADAVGRLWVQDGAGALQLMVSDIEWVEAERDYMRLYLPDRSFLVHQSMRSLERLLPDELFVRVHRSAIVRRDCIAEVRRKGRKRYVILQDGKQLPIGPRYAERIAGSGQAGRLGGSRTVTE
- the dksA gene encoding RNA polymerase-binding protein DksA; protein product: MLASSVKKASTENGAEQVLPNGYEPSEDEEFMNERQLAYFKRALKKWKQEIIDESKETLAHLQDGPIQEADLNDRASSETDWGLELRTRDRQRKLTSKIDAALRRIDEGEYGYCQVTGEPISLDRLKARPIATMTVEAQEAHERNEKISRDQ
- a CDS encoding CaiB/BaiF CoA transferase family protein — protein: MAGPLTGINIIEFAGIGPGPFCGMMLADQGATVTVLHRPGAAPDPRLALSRSRNLVEIDLKSEEGIRTARELVKNADGLIEGFRPGVMERLGLGPDILLADNPKLVYGRMTGWGQYGPLASAAGHDINYISISGALHAFGRAGEKPTPPINMVGDFGGGGMMLAFGMVSALLHAKTGGTGQVVDCAMTDGSAALMAMIFDFHNIGQWQDERGVNLLDTGAHFYDSYETSDGKFISIGSIEPQFYAELRQVAGLTDDADFDAQMNPRQWPVLKEKLTALFKTRTRDQWCALMEGTDICFAPVLSLAEAKEHPHNVERQTFVDVGGLQQPAPAPRYSVTVLDPPKRPA
- a CDS encoding sensor histidine kinase, which codes for MKPSPSIRPARIVESRTPSLFYRLFPVNRDLAIKSIFGVWGAYFLFVTSRVLYVPQSNPDALFVQRILMTSICITVTWLLYRLLVMVRCKGMGAAIFMLSLPTMVLANYIALVDQIVFNHDAGLFDFSYLLNPVDFAAFDWAYVLDEAFTRYFILVSWGALYLALSHSKNVQRMMVHSRELERVNRSSELRALRYQLNPHFVFNALNSVSSLIIDRQNEQAEKLVDDLADYMRAVLTGGAQDMITVEQEIAQQVRYLEIERMRFPQRLLYFVDVEPAANDWSIPALIIQPLIENAVKFGVSAADQPLNIIISARVEEDRLRISVANDGRVEIPPTQPHDRAAGTGTGLTNIQSRLRALYGQNASLLLANSRDGMAIATIVLPDPSLIFEDL
- a CDS encoding DUF2891 domain-containing protein, encoding MVYRKALVALMIATLAGCSAAEEENISSSPDRDVFERRNTAPDPADNTLEPRRAEQAYARIALNCINKQYPNKISHVLNSAADVAEPAKLTPIFYGCFDWHSAVHGHWLLTRLWGQDLVPEMDEEIAAALKANFTAEKVAGELAYFQGADRTAFERPYGIAWFLQLTAELRDIANGTGGKAEQAKLWLARLQPLETLIVGNIKDWLPKLAYPVRLGTHNQSAFAFGLFLDWAARSGDRELAALVREKSLSFHRQDRDCPMAYEPSGEDFLSSCLMVADLMRRVMDGDEYARWLSAFLPNIPEDGSGDWLAVGIVNDPTDGKLVHLDGLNLSRAWALEGMASALPAGDARRASLLASARLHGDSGEQAVRTPHYSGSHWLASFATYWRTRRGIDATGSNPDS